ACATTCGTGTCGGTAAGTGCATTCATCAGCGTTGATTTTCCGGCGTTGGTGTATCCCACAAGTGCCACTCTTGGATTCTCTGATCGCCCTTTTCGCTGCGTTGTTCGCTGGCGGTCGAGCTTTTCAAGTTTATCCTTCAGTGTAGAAATCCGTTCACCGATCAGTCGCCGGTCAGTCTCAATCTGTGTTTCACCGGGTCCCTTTGTTCCAATTCCACCTTTCTGTCGCGACAAGTGAGTCCAGAAGCGAGTCAGGCGCGGCAACAGGTATTGAAGCTGTGCAAGTTCAACCTGAGTTTTGGCAGCTGAAGTTTTTGCCCGCGATGCAAATATATCGAGAATGAGTCCGCTTCGATCGAGTACTTTTACGTTTGCTGTTTTTTCGATATTTCGAACCTGTGTGGCCGTCAGATCATCATCAAAAATAAGCAGGTCCGAGCCGGTTTCGCTCACTTTTGCTTTAAGCTGATTGAGTTTACCCTTACCGATATAGGTGGATGGATCGGGCTGAGGCCTGTTCTGCAGTACTTTCTCTTCCGTTGAGGCGCCAGCTGTATCAGCAAGCAGTTCAAGTTCATCGAGATACTCCCCCGCAAGCCATTTAGGCGTGTCGGGGCCGTAAATTCCAACAAGGATGGCCTTCTCTTTTGTAATGGAAGGTTTTCGAACGTCTTCTAACAAATGATTATGACTAAGTTATCTATTCTATTGTTTTGATATCGAATGGGATATCAGAAACCGGTGAAAGAAATTTGCCAACTTTCAGTGTTACAATCTTTTCAAACTTCGCCGCTTTCCTATCCGGGACAAAAAGTTCAAGTCTTGTAACACTTTTGTCGCTGTTGTTTCTTG
Above is a genomic segment from Rhodohalobacter sp. SW132 containing:
- the hflX gene encoding GTPase HflX, whose product is MLEDVRKPSITKEKAILVGIYGPDTPKWLAGEYLDELELLADTAGASTEEKVLQNRPQPDPSTYIGKGKLNQLKAKVSETGSDLLIFDDDLTATQVRNIEKTANVKVLDRSGLILDIFASRAKTSAAKTQVELAQLQYLLPRLTRFWTHLSRQKGGIGTKGPGETQIETDRRLIGERISTLKDKLEKLDRQRTTQRKGRSENPRVALVGYTNAGKSTLMNALTDTNVLAEDRLFATLDSTVRRLELENHDILLSDTVGFIRKLPHNLIESFKSTLDEVREADLLLHVVDASSNLIDDYIDVVNTTLEELDIKDVKKVLVFNKIDKVEPSRLMELKKGFPGAIFVSAERSMGLDKLQGQIELMIEEDYHPFVYTVPMAHYKAVAFLHDVGVVDSEHFEGNSVTIKGSITEADRNRFDAMLSKLETAVI